CACTGTCCGTCCCCCCCCACAAACCCTGAGCACCGTGTCACTGTCCGTCCCCACCCCACCAACACTGAGCACCGTGTCACTGTTCCTCTCCCCCCACCAACCCTGAAGGTCGTGTCACTGTCCTGTCGGCATTCCTGATGGGTGCCTCTCACATCACTTGCTGCAGGTTATCAGGTTAATGTTACAACCGATATTACAAAAAGAGGATGGAATATATCTCCCTTTCTAAGAACCCCTCACCCCTCGCGCCATCACAATATATAACAGGCAAGCAGCCATCATCTCCACCAGTCATCCTCTGCACACGCTCACAACAACATGTCTTATaaagtatttcctcctcttttcactcAATTTGCCAGTATACAATAATACATTGTACACATAACTACCAATAACAGGAGGCCAGCTGATATCCTATATAATACCGAGATATTCCTCCTTTCCAGATCCTGCTGCTGGCAGCCTTGGCCGCCGTTTCCTTAGCTGAAAAAGTCTCCCACGAGGACTACGATCCTGATCCCTACGACAAAGACCGCTACGATCACGATCCATACGATGATGACCGGTACGATGATGATCCCTACGACGATAAACGTCACCACGGAGGTTCCTCCTACCACGACTCACATAACAAGGTAACCTGCCCCATCAACCTCACTGTTGCCTCCTCTTCAATGCCATATCTTCCTCCATAGCCTCCGTCTGTTGTCGCGTctcattcacctctctctccttatctctcttcatCAGAAACCGGActacaacttccactacagaGTGAAGGACAAATACTACAACGACTTCGGCCACTGGGAGGAGCGCAAAGGGTACGTCACCAAGGGCTGGTACGATGTGGTGTTGCCTGACTATCGCAGACAGGAGGTGCATTACATCGTAGACGGCAAGAAAGGCTACAAAGCCACGGTCACCTACACCCCCGTGAAGAAAGACAAGCATCACAAAGGCGGCCACGGCCATGGCTCATACAAGGTGACCCATACAAGCCTGACTCATACGAAGATGACCCATACAAGCCTGGCTCATACGAAGATGACCCATACAAGCCATACAGGCCAAGACCTTCATACAAGCCAGACTCCCATGAACACGGGTCATACGAGCCAAGGCCTTATTACTAGCGTGTCGCTGCCAGCTGCAACCTGCCAGTAGCGCCGCCACACATAGCGGCGTCTCCTCTTCCGTACGCTTATAATGCTCACGGAGCAATCTGTGTTCATGATTTATAATAAAACCATTATCAATACACTTTTTGGTAATTATACCACCCGGGTTGAGTAAATCCATCCTTGGTTGCCTCCAGTTGTTCCAGTGCCACTTCCTACCTTGTCGTGATGTGCACATGTACCTTTATCTCTTTATATTTGCCGTTAACCACAACTCACTCTTTTATCTAAATCTTCGTTATATAATGACAGTAAcgttacttgaaaaaaaaaattttttgcctctttc
This genomic interval from Portunus trituberculatus isolate SZX2019 chromosome 10, ASM1759143v1, whole genome shotgun sequence contains the following:
- the LOC123502186 gene encoding uncharacterized protein LOC123502186: MSYKILLLAALAAVSLAEKVSHEDYDPDPYDKDRYDHDPYDDDRYDDDPYDDKRHHGGSSYHDSHNKKPDYNFHYRVKDKYYNDFGHWEERKGYVTKGWYDVVLPDYRRQEVHYIVDGKKGYKATVTYTPVKKDKHHKGGHGHGSYKVTHTSLTHTKMTHTSLAHTKMTHTSHTGQDLHTSQTPMNTGHTSQGLITSVSLPAATCQ